A single region of the Portunus trituberculatus isolate SZX2019 chromosome 29, ASM1759143v1, whole genome shotgun sequence genome encodes:
- the LOC123510425 gene encoding uncharacterized protein LOC123510425, which produces MSHNEEHYHEDLSRTYFIDMADSTYQLQPMEAMAIPPDPTPFISSTYLTMSEISLDQPLLAPEAEGGDLSDSTIPEVTFDQPLLAPEAEGGDLSDSTIPEVTFDQPLLAPEAEGGDPAVSTMPVVTLDQPLLAPEAEGGVQLPASSQTSREKAVPSTSCGRKSRKRSNENKEGKKKIPKYMQDENYPNLTRQESNSIKNSKNAKKNRDKTERKIQELEQRVDDVEEVNNQLVKENNQQIEQNNQMMKEINMLHSKIRNQNQIIQWYQRREDKMKKLMNSPPNSGMLQ; this is translated from the coding sequence ATGTCACACAACGAAGAACATTACCACGAGGACCTGAGCCGTACATACTTTATAGACATGGCGGACAGTACATATCAACTGCAACCCATGGAGGCTATGGCAATCCCTCCCGACCCTACTCCATTTATCAGTTCGACCTACCTCACGATGTCAGAGATAAGTTTGGATCAACCACTGCTGGCACCAGAAGCTGAAGGAGGCGATCTGTCTGACTCCACGATTCCAGAGGTAACTTTTGATCAACCACTGCTGGCACCTGAAGCTGAAGGAGGCGATCTGTCTGACTCCACGATTCCAGAGGTAACTTTTGATCAACCACTGCTGGCACCTGAAGCTGAAGGAGGCGATCCGGCAGTCTCCACCATGCCAGTGGTAACTTTAGATCAACCACTACTGGCACCTGAAGCTGAAGGGGGTGTTCAGCTTCCTGCCTCTTCTCAAACCTCGCGTGAGAAGGCAGTCCCAAGCACCAGCTGTGGACGCAAGAGTAGGAAGCGCAGtaatgaaaacaaggaagggaaaaagaaaatccctAAATACATGCAGGACGAAAATTATCCAAATCTGACACGTCAAGAAAGCAATTCCATTAAGAATTCTAAAAACGCCAAAAAGAACAGAGATAAGACGGAGAGAAAAATCCAGGAGCTGGAGCAACGGGTTGATGATGTCGAAGAAgtaaacaatcaactggtaaaggaaaacaatcaACAGATAGAACAAAACAAccaaatgatgaaggaaatcaATATGCTTCATTCCAAAATTAGGAATCAAAATCAAATAATCCAGTGGTATCAGAGACGGGAAGACAAGATGAAGAAGCTGATGAATTCGCCACCAAACTCTGGCATGCTCCAGTAG